In a genomic window of Chryseobacterium sp. G0162:
- a CDS encoding TonB-dependent receptor encodes MKTNLEKILTLASVCFITFVSAQKQLIIGTVLDDNQPLPGATVKIKGLSKNITTDVDGKFTINDIKEGEYNLQISYIGYATTDITVNLKSDETTDLGTIKLSQPRKNIDEVVVTGTLKNTEARALNLQKNAINITNVIASDGIGKLPDRNAAETVQRVQGVSIEKDQGEGRFVSLRGLPPFWASTTINGNRLPTAEEETTSRATAFDFFPTELISYVHVNKSFTPDIEADGIGGGVNFITKTPPMKTEFKATLGSGYNAKADKGVYNLGFLYGGRTKDKKFGYLFNFAHFIRNWSTDNFEARRSGDEGVFRMELRDYNGVRKTTGINAAFEYVLSPKNTLYLKGMYGTLSDDETHYKHRVRFDKFSAANNTARVELQNIHNLLITELTSVSLGGVHNLNKGKIDWDLSYYDNQFKYGNIPDKQNNSYYVIKYTQSGVGINPDYIADRGNGPRAYWKADGGKLDYKNPDALFGFYSNPDFKMDATQMRFTDLEFYKVFVEEKDKIVAAFNHEINASDNLTIKYGFKYRDKERNAKFSDIFYNWSNGTAPLLSDYAQYITTQPNGRKYLSEMNAHIGNTFGPVLSTGGMNQFWYDNQGNLKINTTDSEALEYNKALGRNFDVFEKHADAYGMATYKLNDKITFLGGIRLSNTNTKVKGYNVVDDVLTPVEHTKNYLAVLPMIHLKYALNDKTNLRFAATRTFSRPNFGDLTPGGTYIEADNAFKGGNPNLNPTYSLNFDLMGEYYFSNVGILSGGVFYKSITDPIFQDSFIGNYNGMNGVQFSAPNNGSAAWLGGLELGITKRFDFLPGFLKYFGAQVNATFMTSEMEKPSGRKVALPYQAKELYNIQLFYEQKGFNARLAYNYKGKYAVEYAEDDINDSYYGKYSSLDFGGSYQFTKNLGLYMDINNILNKPLIYHFGKSEDRPEQVEYYGVRCNLGIKLNF; translated from the coding sequence ATGAAAACAAATTTAGAGAAAATACTTACCCTTGCTTCTGTCTGTTTCATCACTTTTGTTTCAGCGCAAAAGCAGTTAATTATAGGAACTGTTCTTGATGACAACCAGCCGCTCCCCGGTGCGACCGTTAAAATAAAAGGTTTATCCAAAAACATAACCACGGATGTTGACGGAAAGTTTACAATCAATGATATCAAAGAAGGTGAATACAACCTACAAATTAGCTATATTGGTTATGCTACAACGGATATTACGGTTAATTTAAAATCTGACGAGACTACAGATCTTGGAACCATAAAGCTATCTCAACCGAGGAAGAATATTGATGAAGTAGTGGTTACCGGAACTTTAAAGAATACCGAGGCAAGAGCCTTAAATCTACAGAAAAATGCAATTAACATTACCAATGTCATTGCTTCTGACGGAATCGGAAAACTACCGGACAGAAATGCAGCGGAAACCGTACAGCGCGTCCAGGGAGTTTCTATTGAAAAGGATCAAGGAGAGGGAAGATTTGTTTCTCTAAGAGGACTTCCTCCATTCTGGGCATCTACCACCATCAATGGAAACAGACTTCCTACAGCAGAAGAGGAAACGACTTCCAGAGCTACTGCTTTTGACTTCTTTCCAACAGAACTGATCTCTTATGTACATGTCAATAAGTCTTTTACTCCTGATATTGAAGCCGACGGAATTGGTGGCGGAGTAAACTTTATTACGAAAACTCCACCTATGAAAACGGAGTTTAAAGCAACATTAGGAAGCGGTTACAATGCCAAAGCGGATAAAGGAGTCTATAATCTTGGATTCTTGTATGGAGGAAGAACAAAGGATAAAAAATTCGGGTATTTATTCAATTTTGCCCATTTCATCAGAAACTGGTCAACGGATAATTTCGAAGCAAGAAGAAGTGGTGATGAAGGCGTTTTCAGAATGGAACTGCGTGATTATAACGGGGTAAGAAAAACTACCGGAATTAATGCTGCTTTCGAATATGTACTTTCCCCAAAAAATACTTTGTATCTGAAGGGAATGTATGGAACATTATCTGATGATGAAACCCATTACAAACACAGAGTACGATTTGATAAGTTCAGTGCTGCCAATAATACGGCAAGAGTGGAGCTTCAAAACATTCACAACTTACTGATTACAGAACTTACTTCTGTTTCATTAGGTGGAGTTCATAATTTGAATAAAGGAAAAATTGATTGGGATCTTTCATATTATGATAACCAGTTTAAATATGGAAATATTCCTGATAAACAGAACAATTCTTATTATGTCATTAAATATACCCAATCTGGAGTAGGCATCAACCCAGATTATATAGCTGACCGTGGAAATGGGCCAAGAGCCTACTGGAAAGCTGATGGTGGAAAATTAGATTATAAAAATCCGGATGCTTTATTCGGTTTCTACAGCAATCCCGATTTTAAAATGGATGCTACTCAGATGAGATTTACTGATCTGGAATTTTATAAAGTATTTGTTGAAGAAAAAGATAAGATTGTAGCAGCTTTTAATCATGAAATTAATGCTTCTGATAACCTAACGATAAAGTATGGTTTCAAATACAGGGATAAGGAACGTAATGCTAAATTCTCTGATATTTTCTACAACTGGAGCAACGGAACGGCACCTCTGTTATCTGATTACGCCCAATATATTACGACTCAGCCTAACGGAAGAAAGTATTTAAGTGAAATGAATGCTCATATCGGAAATACATTCGGACCCGTACTTTCTACAGGAGGAATGAACCAGTTCTGGTATGATAATCAAGGAAATTTAAAGATCAACACCACTGATTCCGAAGCTTTGGAATACAATAAGGCACTAGGAAGAAACTTTGATGTTTTTGAAAAACATGCGGATGCATACGGAATGGCCACTTACAAACTGAATGATAAAATTACCTTTTTAGGAGGAATCAGATTATCGAATACCAATACAAAGGTAAAAGGATATAATGTGGTTGATGATGTGCTAACACCAGTTGAGCATACTAAAAATTATCTGGCTGTTCTCCCAATGATTCATCTGAAATATGCCTTAAATGATAAGACCAATCTTCGTTTTGCAGCAACAAGAACTTTTTCAAGGCCTAACTTCGGAGATCTGACTCCTGGCGGAACTTATATTGAAGCTGATAATGCATTCAAAGGAGGAAATCCCAACCTTAATCCTACCTATTCTTTGAATTTTGACCTGATGGGAGAATATTATTTTTCAAATGTCGGGATTCTGAGTGGTGGTGTTTTTTATAAATCCATTACAGACCCCATTTTTCAGGATTCTTTTATTGGAAACTATAATGGAATGAACGGGGTACAGTTTTCTGCTCCTAATAACGGTAGTGCAGCATGGCTGGGAGGTCTTGAATTAGGTATTACCAAAAGATTTGATTTCCTGCCAGGCTTCCTTAAATATTTCGGAGCTCAGGTCAACGCAACGTTTATGACTTCAGAAATGGAAAAACCAAGCGGAAGAAAAGTTGCCCTTCCTTATCAGGCTAAAGAGTTGTATAACATCCAGCTATTCTATGAGCAAAAGGGATTCAATGCCAGACTGGCCTACAATTATAAAGGAAAATATGCGGTTGAATATGCTGAAGATGACATCAATGATTCTTACTATGGGAAATACAGTAGCTTAGACTTTGGGGGATCTTATCAGTTTACCAAAAATCTGGGACTATATATGGATATCAATAATATTCTGAATAAACCTCTGATCTACCACTTCGGAAAAAGTGAAGACCGTCCTGAACAGGTAGAATATTATGGAGTAAGATGTAACCTTGGAATAAAATTAAACTTCTAA
- a CDS encoding helix-turn-helix domain-containing protein produces MNDFLIGIGKRLKDIRKKNNLTINELAFRANVSNGLVSRIENGRTIPSLPVLLDLIQSLDIDASYFFEGVEKKSNAKFIYVPKESQQVIEKEVEAEGFKYMHIFSKSLHSLGFEAVLLTLEPNSKREKVITDAWEFKYILKGEVKYIIDNEEVIMKEGDSLYFNGKFPHVPVSISNESCVMLVLYFYTA; encoded by the coding sequence ATGAATGACTTTTTAATAGGAATCGGAAAGAGATTAAAGGATATTAGAAAAAAAAACAACCTGACCATTAACGAACTGGCTTTTAGAGCTAATGTAAGCAACGGTCTTGTTTCCCGTATTGAAAATGGAAGAACAATTCCTTCGCTTCCTGTTTTACTGGACCTGATTCAATCACTGGATATTGATGCCAGTTACTTCTTTGAAGGAGTGGAAAAAAAGTCCAATGCAAAATTCATTTATGTTCCTAAAGAAAGCCAGCAGGTTATAGAAAAAGAGGTTGAAGCTGAAGGCTTTAAATACATGCATATCTTCAGCAAAAGTCTTCATTCTTTAGGATTTGAAGCAGTATTGCTAACTCTTGAACCCAATTCTAAAAGGGAAAAAGTTATTACAGATGCCTGGGAATTCAAATATATTCTGAAAGGAGAGGTAAAATACATCATTGATAATGAAGAAGTCATCATGAAAGAAGGCGATTCTCTATACTTCAATGGAAAGTTTCCACACGTTCCGGTAAGCATCAGTAATGAAAGCTGCGTGATGCTTGTTCTTTATTTTTATACTGCTTAG
- a CDS encoding response regulator transcription factor yields MKKIILIEDETSVVSFIKKGLQENGYEISVAFDGRTGVQLVQANDFDLVILDIMLPEMNGLDVCKEIRKTNQSVPILFLTALGTSENIVLGLESGGDDYLVKPFKFIELVARVKSLLRRSHNNGPQEIAEPEPDNEHVFQFSDLTVNDYTKKVTRAGEEITLTSTEYKLLVYFLNNPEKVISRAEILDAVWGVNYELGTNVVDVYVNYLRKKLDSHDDNKLIHTVIGMGYVLKKA; encoded by the coding sequence ATGAAAAAAATAATTCTTATCGAAGACGAAACCAGTGTAGTATCTTTCATTAAAAAAGGACTTCAGGAAAACGGATATGAAATTTCTGTGGCTTTTGACGGCCGTACGGGGGTACAGCTGGTACAAGCTAATGATTTCGATTTGGTTATTTTAGATATTATGTTGCCGGAAATGAATGGATTAGATGTCTGTAAGGAGATCAGAAAAACCAATCAGAGTGTTCCGATTTTATTTTTAACAGCTTTAGGAACTTCTGAAAATATTGTGTTGGGATTAGAAAGTGGGGGCGATGATTATTTAGTAAAACCTTTCAAATTTATTGAGTTGGTTGCCCGTGTAAAATCTCTTCTGAGAAGAAGCCATAATAACGGCCCACAAGAAATTGCGGAACCAGAACCGGATAATGAACATGTATTTCAATTTTCAGATTTAACGGTCAATGATTATACGAAGAAGGTAACCCGCGCAGGAGAAGAAATTACATTGACTTCTACAGAATATAAATTGTTGGTGTATTTCCTTAATAACCCTGAAAAAGTAATTTCCAGAGCTGAAATCTTAGATGCGGTCTGGGGTGTAAATTATGAACTGGGAACCAATGTGGTAGATGTGTATGTGAATTATCTGAGGAAAAAATTGGATAGTCATGATGATAATAAACTGATTCATACTGTGATAGGGATGGGTTATGTTCTGAAAAAAGCATAA
- a CDS encoding sensor histidine kinase, whose product MFNKVITNQTKTMVLLMLVFTVIILLFSGLVYFSIVNFSHQRFYELLKIRTATIVQIEKSKDHLDLPENYILSNLNDEELPMEKDYVFAVPTDSNFKKISQEVHIPDYFFKNVLKKGEDNYNDKEFYYIGQSFKYDDKDYIAIASAKNHYVIYYLGFLKRTLLTCIVLSLFFSMIFSFYLSKTLFKPILKITGKVKEISSENLHLRLEPQPDNKELNELVDTFNGMLNRIETSFETQNHLIGNVSHELRTPLTSIMGEADVALSISRTPEEYKETLEIILDEAEKLDRKIKALLMIAQTGFDGKIQKMDKVRMDQLLWDVIETLRKIDSRNNIYLDISMLPDNPKKLKVQGNEQLLHLAVANIISNGCKYSNFQQVKVSLGATDADVYIIVKDNGIGIPQSEMNKIYDPFFRASNTNNYEGYGIGLPLARNIVRMHHGELIVTSNENEGTTVQMRFPNFYSTQKETV is encoded by the coding sequence ATGTTTAACAAAGTGATTACAAATCAGACCAAAACGATGGTGCTTTTAATGTTGGTTTTTACCGTCATTATTTTATTGTTCAGTGGTTTGGTTTATTTTTCAATCGTTAATTTTTCCCACCAGAGGTTTTATGAACTCTTAAAAATCCGTACGGCCACTATTGTTCAGATAGAAAAGAGTAAAGATCATCTGGATCTTCCTGAAAATTATATTCTCAGCAATCTGAATGACGAGGAACTTCCGATGGAAAAAGATTATGTTTTTGCCGTTCCAACAGATTCTAATTTCAAAAAAATCTCTCAGGAAGTTCATATTCCCGATTATTTCTTTAAAAATGTTCTTAAAAAAGGAGAGGACAATTATAATGATAAGGAATTCTATTACATCGGGCAGAGCTTTAAATATGATGATAAAGATTATATTGCTATTGCTTCAGCCAAAAACCATTATGTAATTTATTACCTTGGATTTTTAAAAAGAACACTGCTTACCTGTATTGTGCTCTCTTTGTTTTTCAGTATGATATTCTCTTTTTATCTGTCTAAAACATTATTTAAGCCGATCCTGAAAATAACAGGAAAAGTAAAAGAGATCAGTTCAGAAAATCTTCATTTAAGACTAGAGCCACAACCTGATAATAAGGAACTGAATGAATTAGTAGACACATTCAACGGAATGCTCAACCGTATTGAAACTTCTTTTGAAACCCAGAATCATCTGATCGGAAATGTTTCCCATGAATTACGAACTCCTCTTACTTCGATTATGGGAGAAGCGGATGTTGCTCTTTCTATAAGCAGAACACCCGAAGAATATAAAGAAACCCTTGAAATCATTCTGGATGAAGCGGAAAAGCTTGACAGAAAGATTAAGGCCTTATTGATGATCGCGCAAACCGGGTTTGACGGTAAAATCCAGAAAATGGATAAAGTAAGAATGGATCAGTTACTTTGGGATGTTATTGAAACCTTGAGAAAAATTGACTCTAGAAACAATATCTATCTGGATATCAGTATGCTTCCCGATAATCCTAAAAAACTGAAAGTACAGGGGAATGAGCAGCTTCTACATCTTGCCGTTGCCAATATTATCAGTAACGGCTGTAAATATTCTAATTTCCAGCAGGTGAAAGTTTCCTTGGGAGCTACAGATGCAGATGTTTATATTATTGTAAAAGATAATGGGATTGGAATTCCTCAATCGGAGATGAACAAAATCTATGATCCGTTTTTCAGGGCATCCAATACTAATAATTATGAAGGCTATGGGATTGGACTTCCTCTGGCCAGAAACATTGTAAGAATGCATCACGGTGAATTGATCGTTACTTCCAATGAGAACGAAGGAACTACCGTACAGATGCGCTTTCCTAACTTTTACAGCACACAAAAAGAGACCGTGTAA
- a CDS encoding YoaK family protein gives MLRNYSNSRTLGDNIRLGTLTAFTAGTINIASLLIFLSFTSNVTGHYAILAAEISKGNWSQVAIMASWIFLFFFGSFLSNFIVINFNRKSKYFAHAMPLVLEILCLFGVGVYGQLYYQKTLAETEVLVAIMLFATGLQNGLTASISNFSVKTTHLTGTTTDLGILVSMFTQKKYRKNGELIGRAKLLMSIMVAYVLGAVFSGLTYYYLEFRVFYVISLCLMIVIGYDAYKIHVRHFNTKYRYNRIYKKPNLLAYLYEKIHGIPKSKENRKLVFED, from the coding sequence ATGTTAAGGAATTATAGTAACAGCAGAACATTGGGAGACAATATCAGGTTGGGGACGCTGACTGCCTTTACGGCGGGTACTATAAATATTGCATCCCTACTCATATTTCTCTCTTTTACTTCCAACGTAACAGGTCATTATGCTATTTTGGCCGCAGAAATCAGTAAAGGAAACTGGTCTCAGGTAGCCATAATGGCAAGCTGGATCTTTTTATTCTTCTTCGGAAGTTTCCTGTCCAATTTTATTGTGATTAATTTCAACAGGAAGAGTAAGTATTTTGCTCACGCAATGCCTCTTGTATTGGAAATCTTATGTTTGTTTGGAGTAGGAGTGTATGGCCAATTATATTATCAAAAAACGTTGGCGGAAACAGAAGTTTTAGTAGCAATCATGCTTTTTGCCACAGGACTACAAAATGGTTTAACGGCAAGTATATCCAACTTCTCCGTTAAAACGACCCACCTTACAGGAACAACAACCGATTTAGGAATCCTGGTTTCTATGTTTACTCAAAAGAAATACAGAAAAAACGGTGAATTAATCGGAAGAGCAAAATTGCTGATGAGTATTATGGTAGCTTATGTATTAGGAGCTGTATTCTCAGGATTAACCTATTATTATCTGGAGTTTAGAGTATTTTATGTAATTAGCTTATGTCTTATGATTGTAATTGGATATGATGCTTATAAAATTCATGTAAGACACTTTAATACAAAGTACAGATACAACAGAATTTATAAAAAACCGAATCTTTTGGCTTATCTGTATGAAAAGATCCATGGGATTCCTAAAAGTAAAGAGAATAGAAAACTGGTCTTTGAAGACTAG
- the mutL gene encoding DNA mismatch repair endonuclease MutL, translated as MSDIIQLLPDHVANQIAAGEVVQRPASIVKELLENAIDADATKIELIIRDSGKNLIQVVDDGKGMSETDARLAFERHATSKIRGTEDIFKISTKGFRGEALASIAAVSQVELRTKQKEASIGTNIYIEGGVFQFQDPIQTAEGSNFLVKNLFYNVPARRKFLKNNNIEFRHVIDEFQRVALAHEGLEFSLFHDDEAVFRLRKGSQMQRIVDVFGRKLQPLLIPIKEDIIWCKLHGFVAKPEGAKKARGEQFLFVNGRYFKSPYFNKAVQEAFEGLLQPGYVPSFFLYLEMDPEKIDVNIHPQKTEVKFEDEHLIFALLRSTIKRSLGIYNVSPSLDFDRDPELDEMMNKPIPSKGNGGGGGVIKMPEIIVDRDYNPFLEEKNVVHPEEIQNLTEMYHQNISAEPSKINLFEDEDFDEDLMRLPNGYWLFNKGDVTLMLDLGRMHRLLVSENNKTTRKTNTGTNSHALLFSLEYHMNEIEKSKYESIKKYLPELGFDMKIAHESVLRIDSLPEGLKETQAMKFLENLFEILDYKTEGEFMQYYHNQWSKMHSKSRFDFIYKKDAEQVIKDFTALGFPEFLPDGKRCFYEVPFNDFKNKF; from the coding sequence ATGTCAGATATTATTCAGCTTTTACCGGATCATGTAGCCAACCAAATTGCGGCAGGAGAGGTGGTGCAGAGACCTGCATCCATCGTGAAGGAACTTTTGGAAAATGCTATAGATGCAGATGCAACGAAGATTGAACTGATTATCAGGGATTCCGGGAAAAATCTTATCCAGGTCGTAGATGACGGAAAAGGAATGTCCGAAACAGATGCCAGACTTGCATTTGAAAGGCATGCTACCTCCAAAATCAGAGGAACAGAAGATATCTTTAAGATCTCAACAAAAGGATTCCGCGGAGAAGCGTTAGCTTCTATTGCTGCCGTTTCACAGGTGGAGCTGAGAACAAAGCAAAAGGAGGCTTCCATTGGAACCAACATATATATTGAAGGTGGAGTTTTCCAGTTTCAGGACCCTATACAGACTGCAGAAGGATCCAACTTCCTGGTAAAGAATCTTTTTTATAATGTTCCTGCCAGAAGAAAGTTTCTGAAAAATAATAATATTGAATTCAGACACGTTATTGATGAGTTTCAGCGTGTTGCACTGGCACATGAGGGGTTAGAATTCTCATTGTTTCATGATGATGAAGCCGTTTTCAGATTAAGAAAAGGAAGCCAGATGCAGCGTATTGTAGATGTTTTCGGAAGAAAATTACAACCGCTTTTGATTCCTATCAAGGAAGATATTATTTGGTGTAAACTTCACGGATTTGTGGCCAAACCTGAAGGAGCTAAAAAAGCAAGAGGAGAACAGTTTCTTTTCGTAAACGGGAGATATTTCAAGAGCCCATATTTCAATAAAGCGGTGCAGGAAGCCTTTGAAGGTCTTCTTCAGCCCGGATATGTTCCATCATTTTTCCTCTATCTGGAAATGGATCCGGAGAAAATAGATGTCAATATTCATCCGCAGAAAACAGAGGTGAAATTTGAAGATGAACATCTTATTTTCGCTCTGCTTCGTTCCACAATCAAGAGATCATTGGGAATCTATAATGTTTCTCCAAGTCTGGATTTCGACAGAGATCCGGAATTGGATGAGATGATGAACAAGCCCATTCCAAGCAAAGGAAACGGTGGCGGAGGTGGCGTTATCAAAATGCCTGAGATTATTGTAGATAGGGATTATAATCCGTTTTTAGAAGAAAAAAATGTAGTACACCCCGAAGAAATTCAGAATCTGACTGAAATGTACCATCAGAATATTTCCGCAGAGCCTTCAAAGATCAATCTTTTTGAAGATGAAGACTTTGATGAAGATTTGATGAGACTTCCTAACGGGTATTGGTTATTTAATAAAGGAGATGTTACCCTGATGCTTGATTTGGGAAGAATGCATAGATTACTGGTTTCAGAAAATAATAAAACAACCAGGAAAACAAATACAGGTACAAACAGTCATGCTTTGCTTTTCTCCCTGGAGTATCATATGAACGAGATTGAGAAAAGTAAATACGAATCCATCAAAAAATATCTTCCTGAACTTGGGTTTGACATGAAAATTGCTCATGAAAGTGTACTGAGAATAGATTCACTTCCGGAAGGACTGAAAGAAACACAGGCGATGAAGTTCCTGGAAAACCTTTTCGAGATTCTTGATTATAAAACAGAAGGTGAATTTATGCAGTATTATCATAACCAATGGAGCAAAATGCATTCGAAGTCAAGATTTGACTTTATTTATAAAAAAGATGCGGAACAGGTTATCAAAGACTTTACAGCATTAGGCTTCCCCGAGTTTTTGCCAGATGGGAAGAGATGTTTCTATGAAGTTCCGTTTAATGATTTTAAAAACAAATTTTAA
- a CDS encoding rhomboid family intramembrane serine protease translates to MFNNIPPITRNIIIINVIVFIVTSLMGNQVIEYLAGFYPFSPYFHSWQVITHMFMHGSIMHILFNMMTLFSFGPILEQTLGEKKYLILYFLSGLGAFFLFNLWNFVEAQQLSSELQQLGFNVDAYMSGASVQFAGNADAVLKQRDLLESLKAIVATPMVGASGAIFGVVAAFATLYPDSKIGIMFIPVPIKVKYLLPIIVVISIYLGVSGNGGGIAHLAHVGGALVGWLLARIWKKHLYRFN, encoded by the coding sequence ATGTTTAACAATATACCACCCATTACAAGGAATATTATCATTATCAATGTAATCGTATTCATCGTTACTTCTTTAATGGGGAATCAAGTTATTGAATATCTTGCCGGGTTTTATCCCTTTTCTCCTTACTTCCATTCATGGCAGGTGATTACTCACATGTTTATGCACGGAAGTATTATGCATATTTTATTTAATATGATGACCCTCTTTAGTTTTGGTCCTATTCTGGAACAAACACTTGGAGAAAAAAAATACCTTATACTGTATTTTTTAAGTGGTCTGGGTGCCTTCTTCCTGTTTAATTTATGGAATTTTGTTGAAGCTCAACAACTTTCCAGCGAATTACAACAGCTAGGCTTTAATGTAGATGCTTATATGTCCGGAGCAAGTGTGCAATTTGCAGGGAATGCAGATGCTGTTCTGAAGCAGAGAGATTTATTAGAAAGTTTAAAAGCTATTGTAGCAACCCCTATGGTTGGTGCTTCCGGAGCTATTTTCGGAGTAGTAGCTGCTTTTGCAACATTATATCCGGATTCAAAAATTGGAATTATGTTTATTCCAGTTCCGATTAAAGTAAAATATTTATTGCCGATTATTGTCGTTATTTCTATTTATTTGGGGGTTTCCGGTAATGGAGGTGGAATTGCTCACCTAGCTCACGTTGGTGGAGCTTTGGTTGGTTGGCTGCTGGCAAGGATTTGGAAGAAGCATTTATATAGATTCAATTAA
- a CDS encoding endonuclease/exonuclease/phosphatase family protein, translated as MHIGILCLLLGSLLNAYIPPKIFPWFNLLSLGFPVLIILYIILTVFWVFSWKKRAFVFMLVGLVFINPVKRWVNFSSEKKESADPIKIVSFNIKAGLMGREEVLNYLKAQDADVILLQEDGGMEYPTLKGYNRTKSNGILTILTKHHLSSEKLIFSEDESMNLQSGLQADIEIKGKTYRFVDVYLYPFQFEKKMVKLDGNSEDNEQKVKGVVRKLIPTFKKHQDQVRKISETIENSPYPVIVAGDFNSVPNSYEYYHLSDGLEDAFMTAGKGSATSFHDYKFPIRIDYVFYSKSLTAISYVVDRSVSISDHYPVVARISLNDK; from the coding sequence TTGCATATAGGAATCCTATGTCTATTGCTGGGTTCTCTATTAAATGCCTATATCCCGCCTAAAATATTTCCGTGGTTTAATTTGCTGTCTTTAGGATTTCCTGTTCTTATTATCCTGTATATTATCTTAACCGTATTTTGGGTATTCAGCTGGAAAAAAAGAGCTTTTGTATTCATGTTGGTAGGGTTAGTATTTATTAATCCTGTCAAGCGATGGGTCAATTTTTCCTCGGAGAAGAAAGAAAGTGCTGATCCTATAAAGATTGTATCTTTTAATATAAAAGCAGGGTTGATGGGCAGGGAAGAGGTTTTAAATTATCTCAAAGCTCAAGATGCGGATGTTATTCTCTTGCAGGAAGATGGAGGAATGGAATATCCAACCCTTAAAGGCTATAATAGAACCAAATCTAATGGAATTTTAACCATTCTGACAAAGCATCATTTATCCAGCGAAAAATTAATTTTTTCTGAAGACGAAAGTATGAACTTACAAAGTGGTCTTCAGGCAGATATTGAAATAAAAGGTAAGACGTATAGATTTGTAGACGTTTATCTTTATCCGTTTCAGTTTGAAAAAAAGATGGTTAAACTTGATGGAAATTCCGAAGACAATGAGCAAAAAGTAAAGGGCGTTGTAAGAAAACTTATTCCGACCTTTAAAAAACATCAGGATCAGGTAAGAAAAATTAGTGAAACGATAGAAAACTCACCATATCCGGTTATCGTTGCAGGAGACTTCAATTCTGTTCCTAATTCTTATGAGTACTATCACTTATCAGACGGTCTTGAAGATGCATTTATGACAGCAGGAAAGGGGAGCGCAACCAGCTTTCATGATTATAAATTTCCGATCCGGATAGATTATGTTTTTTACTCAAAATCGTTGACGGCTATTTCCTATGTTGTTGACCGTTCTGTCAGTATTTCAGATCATTATCCAGTAGTTGCGAGGATTTCTTTAAACGACAAATAA